In Bacillota bacterium, the following are encoded in one genomic region:
- the malE gene encoding maltose/maltodextrin ABC transporter substrate-binding protein MalE, producing the protein MRSSRLFLGLLAVLLVVAAVPGLTVTGYAAANKLTIWSSEAQVPALLPMAKQFEKEYGIPVEVTEVGFGDIRPNFSVSAPTGEGPDLIVGAHDWVGELARNGLLEPIELSASERAQFTPVALQGFTYGGKLYGVPYAIEAIAIIYNKDLVPTPPKTFDELLQISRKLTDRPKKRYGFLYPNSDPYHSFPFLSANGGYIFRFNGQGFDPKDVGVDNAGAIAGARLIQRLAVEGLVPKGTDYQTMQGLFTQGQVGMIMTGPWEIDNVKKAGIRYGVAKIPTFNGNVAKPFVGAQGFMVNKFSPNKVLAMEFLRKFIMTKEGQLAIWKEDPRIPALRTAFEEVADNPDIAAFGASAADGIPMPNIPEMAVVWGALGDKLTLVVNGEQDPESAMKDAARQIRDAIAAGR; encoded by the coding sequence ATGCGGAGCAGCCGGCTTTTCCTTGGCCTTCTGGCGGTCCTGCTCGTTGTGGCTGCCGTACCCGGCCTCACGGTAACAGGGTACGCAGCGGCAAACAAGCTGACCATCTGGTCGAGCGAGGCGCAGGTCCCGGCACTTCTGCCCATGGCGAAGCAATTTGAGAAAGAGTACGGGATACCTGTTGAGGTCACCGAGGTCGGCTTCGGGGACATCCGGCCGAACTTCAGCGTGTCGGCTCCTACGGGTGAAGGCCCTGACCTCATCGTGGGCGCCCACGACTGGGTGGGAGAGCTTGCACGAAACGGCCTGCTGGAGCCCATAGAGCTTTCGGCCTCGGAACGCGCGCAGTTCACGCCCGTTGCCCTGCAGGGCTTCACCTACGGCGGCAAGCTTTACGGCGTGCCGTACGCCATTGAAGCCATCGCGATCATTTACAACAAGGATCTGGTCCCAACGCCTCCCAAGACGTTCGACGAGCTGCTGCAAATCTCCCGCAAGCTGACCGACCGGCCGAAGAAGCGCTACGGTTTTCTCTACCCGAACAGCGATCCGTACCACTCTTTCCCGTTCCTGTCGGCCAACGGCGGCTACATCTTCCGCTTCAACGGCCAGGGATTCGACCCCAAGGACGTGGGCGTGGATAACGCCGGAGCCATCGCCGGGGCTCGGCTCATCCAGCGTCTGGCCGTGGAGGGCCTGGTCCCCAAGGGAACCGACTATCAGACCATGCAGGGCCTGTTCACCCAGGGCCAGGTCGGGATGATCATGACGGGCCCGTGGGAGATCGACAACGTCAAGAAAGCAGGCATCCGCTACGGCGTGGCCAAGATTCCCACGTTCAACGGCAACGTCGCGAAACCGTTCGTGGGTGCGCAGGGGTTCATGGTGAACAAGTTCAGCCCCAACAAGGTGCTGGCCATGGAGTTTCTGCGGAAGTTCATCATGACGAAAGAAGGGCAACTTGCCATCTGGAAGGAGGACCCACGCATCCCCGCCCTCAGGACGGCCTTTGAGGAGGTTGCCGACAACCCCGACATCGCTGCATTCGGCGCCAGCGCCGCGGATGGCATCCCGATGCCCAACATCCCCGAAATGGCGGTTGTCTGGGGGGCGCTGGGAGACAAGCTGACGCTCGTCGTCAACGGGGAACAGGACCCCGAGTCCGCCATGAAGGATGCGGCCCGCCAGATCCGGGACGCCATCGCGGCGGGCAGGTAA
- a CDS encoding LacI family DNA-binding transcriptional regulator encodes MLNRNKPDRRVTIREVARVARVSPSTVSRALAGNPRISEATRLRVLEAMESLGYRPNAIARSLVTRSSRTLGVVLYRPPDQAFAHPFFAEALRGVARAAQDFGYSIMVTAAETYEAEAQQCLAMLQDRRADGAVLLASRNPDPLIAELVRQRLPFVVLGRVPGQPSVYWVNNDNFQAAALAVTHLIELGHRRIALIGGHEELVVTQDRLNGFVMTLQEANLSLPPGWVSLGEFTWQHGHREARRLLEGGDRPTAIVGMDDVLAAGVCRAAREMGLELPRDLSVVGFNDDPLAQLLNPPLTTVRIPARELGEAAARQLIDRLNGRIPPVRHIILPVELVVRGSTAPPPAAERAG; translated from the coding sequence GTGTTGAACCGGAACAAACCTGACCGTCGGGTGACAATCCGGGAGGTGGCAAGGGTGGCTCGGGTGTCACCCTCCACCGTCTCCCGCGCGCTGGCGGGCAACCCGCGGATAAGCGAGGCGACCCGCCTGCGGGTCCTGGAGGCCATGGAAAGCCTGGGCTACCGGCCAAACGCCATCGCCCGCAGCCTGGTGACACGGTCATCCCGCACGCTGGGCGTGGTACTCTACCGGCCGCCCGATCAGGCGTTCGCGCACCCCTTCTTTGCCGAAGCCCTTCGTGGGGTGGCCCGCGCCGCGCAGGATTTCGGGTACAGCATCATGGTGACCGCTGCGGAAACGTACGAGGCAGAAGCTCAGCAGTGCCTTGCCATGCTCCAGGACCGGCGGGCGGATGGCGCGGTGCTGCTGGCCTCCCGCAATCCGGATCCGCTCATCGCGGAGCTGGTGCGCCAGCGGCTGCCGTTCGTGGTGCTCGGTCGCGTTCCGGGCCAGCCCTCCGTCTACTGGGTCAACAACGACAACTTCCAGGCTGCGGCCCTGGCCGTGACGCATCTGATCGAGCTGGGCCATCGCCGCATCGCGCTCATCGGAGGACACGAGGAGCTGGTCGTGACGCAGGACCGGCTGAACGGGTTTGTCATGACGCTTCAGGAGGCCAACCTGAGCCTTCCGCCCGGCTGGGTGTCGCTCGGGGAGTTCACCTGGCAACACGGGCACCGCGAGGCCCGGCGCTTACTGGAGGGAGGCGACCGGCCCACGGCCATTGTGGGGATGGATGACGTCCTCGCCGCGGGAGTGTGCCGGGCCGCGAGGGAGATGGGCCTCGAGCTGCCCAGAGACCTCTCCGTCGTGGGGTTCAACGACGATCCGTTGGCCCAGCTCCTCAACCCGCCGCTCACGACCGTGCGCATTCCTGCGAGGGAACTGGGAGAGGCGGCGGCGCGGCAATTGATCGACCGCTTGAACGGCCGCATCCCTCCGGTGCGCCATATCATCCTGCCGGTCGAGCTGGTGGTGCGCGGTTCAACGGCCCCGCCACCCGCTGCCGAAAGGGCCGGCTGA